One window of Microbacterium sp. 1S1 genomic DNA carries:
- a CDS encoding DUF3515 family protein, translated as MENTPLTPTPAEVSVNRRAVSRNLILGAGALIGLLATFSGCASTVALKPATNANAPECADVTVRLPAAVGEFTGRTTDAQATAAWGDPTIVVFTCGLEPPAPTTLQCVTINSVDWIVDEQDSPYLRLTTYGRTPAAQAYVDTTKLSADAALQALAPAVQMLPKTSACSAPDTASSDDEDAPTTGGSGDLP; from the coding sequence TTGGAGAACACGCCCCTCACCCCGACCCCCGCCGAGGTCTCAGTCAATCGGCGCGCCGTTTCGCGGAACCTAATCCTCGGAGCCGGCGCACTCATCGGCCTGCTCGCGACATTTTCGGGATGCGCGTCCACTGTCGCATTGAAACCTGCGACGAATGCGAACGCCCCCGAATGCGCCGACGTGACGGTTCGGCTTCCCGCAGCCGTCGGAGAGTTCACCGGTCGCACGACCGATGCCCAAGCGACCGCCGCATGGGGAGACCCGACCATCGTCGTCTTTACCTGCGGGCTCGAGCCGCCAGCACCGACGACGCTGCAATGCGTGACCATCAACTCCGTCGATTGGATCGTCGACGAACAAGATTCCCCCTACCTGCGCTTGACGACCTACGGCCGAACGCCCGCAGCCCAGGCCTACGTCGATACGACGAAGCTCTCCGCGGATGCCGCGTTGCAAGCCCTCGCACCCGCGGTCCAGATGCTGCCGAAAACGTCCGCCTGCTCCGCGCCGGACACCGCGTCATCCGACGACGAGGACGCGCCGACCACGGGCGGCTCCGGAGACCTCCCGTGA
- a CDS encoding ArsR/SmtB family transcription factor has translation MLTIASRLDVMNRLGRAMADPTRSRILLELLSGPGYPARLSEALDLSRTNVSNHLACLRGCGIVVATPEGRQTRYEIADPHVTRAITLLVNTVLAVDDGEACTDENCDVPLCCSPTDRSMEEIR, from the coding sequence ATGCTGACCATTGCTTCTCGTCTCGACGTGATGAACCGATTGGGGCGCGCCATGGCTGACCCCACTCGTTCTCGGATTCTGCTGGAACTGCTTTCCGGGCCGGGATACCCGGCGCGCTTGTCCGAGGCACTGGATCTGTCTCGCACCAACGTGTCGAACCATCTCGCGTGTCTTCGAGGGTGCGGCATCGTGGTCGCGACACCGGAGGGACGTCAGACGCGGTACGAGATCGCGGATCCGCATGTGACTCGAGCCATCACTCTGCTGGTGAACACGGTCCTCGCGGTCGACGACGGAGAGGCGTGCACGGACGAGAACTGTGACGTGCCTCTATGCTGCTCGCCTACCGACAGGTCGATGGAGGAGATCCGATGA
- a CDS encoding heavy metal translocating P-type ATPase, translating into MLLAGYVFEWSGLPVPALVLQTVALLAGAYTFVPGAIRRLVRGRLGVGLLMTIAAIGAVALGHVGEAAALAFLFSLAEALEDRAMDRAKEGLRALLSLIPETVRVSRLNGDVTIPAAEVRELDILVVGAGERIATDGVVVEGRSGIDTSAVTGESIPVEVGPGHAVPAGSVNGAATLRIEATADGRDNSLTQIVELVEQAHARKGERARLADRIARPLVPAVLIIAALVAVFGFIVGDPGLWIERALVVLVAASPCALAIAVPVTVISAIGSASKFGVVIKSGEAFEQFGTIRTVALDKTGTLTRNEPEIVAVVPAHGRSREEIISLAAALETTSTHPLAAAIIRAASDIPAATDVVEDAGHGLTGLVGSTRVRVGNARWLSELGELTKSADEMAGDGMTVVVVETDGQVSGLIGVRDELRPESAETISMLNAQGIRTVMLTGDNQRTAYALAARAGISDVRAEQLPADKAAAITALVTESPTAMVGDGINDAPALATATVGIAMGVKGSAAAIESADIAFTGNDLRLIPAALAHARRGRRIMTINIALALAIIVVLFPLALFGVLGLAGVVLVHEVAEVVVILNGVRAARRRGIGFSR; encoded by the coding sequence ATGCTGCTGGCAGGTTATGTCTTCGAGTGGTCCGGACTGCCGGTTCCGGCGCTTGTCCTCCAGACGGTCGCACTCCTCGCGGGTGCGTACACGTTCGTCCCCGGGGCGATCCGCCGCCTGGTGCGGGGCCGACTCGGCGTCGGCCTTCTGATGACCATCGCCGCCATCGGCGCCGTAGCTCTCGGCCACGTGGGCGAAGCTGCAGCGCTGGCGTTCCTGTTCTCGCTTGCCGAAGCTCTCGAGGATCGGGCTATGGATCGGGCGAAGGAGGGACTACGCGCGCTGCTGTCGCTGATCCCGGAGACCGTGCGTGTCTCGCGCCTGAACGGTGACGTGACGATCCCCGCCGCGGAGGTCCGCGAGCTCGACATCCTCGTCGTCGGTGCGGGAGAACGGATCGCGACGGATGGCGTGGTGGTCGAGGGCCGCTCCGGCATCGACACGTCTGCCGTGACGGGCGAGTCGATCCCGGTGGAGGTCGGACCGGGACACGCCGTCCCCGCGGGATCGGTGAACGGGGCTGCGACGTTGCGGATCGAAGCAACCGCCGACGGCCGCGACAATTCCCTCACCCAGATCGTCGAGCTGGTCGAGCAGGCGCACGCCCGCAAGGGCGAGCGGGCCCGCCTGGCGGACCGGATCGCCCGCCCACTCGTGCCGGCCGTGCTCATCATCGCAGCCCTCGTGGCCGTGTTCGGGTTCATCGTCGGGGATCCCGGCCTGTGGATCGAGAGGGCGCTCGTCGTGCTCGTCGCCGCGTCCCCGTGCGCTTTGGCCATCGCCGTTCCGGTGACGGTCATCAGCGCCATCGGTTCGGCCTCGAAGTTCGGTGTGGTCATCAAGTCCGGCGAGGCCTTCGAACAGTTCGGCACCATCCGCACCGTCGCGCTCGACAAGACCGGCACCCTCACGCGCAACGAGCCGGAGATCGTCGCCGTCGTGCCTGCTCACGGTCGCTCCCGCGAGGAGATCATCTCCCTCGCCGCCGCCCTCGAGACCACGAGCACTCACCCGCTTGCCGCCGCCATCATTCGCGCCGCGTCCGACATCCCCGCAGCGACAGATGTCGTCGAAGATGCCGGCCACGGCCTCACCGGCCTCGTCGGCTCCACCCGCGTGCGGGTCGGGAACGCACGCTGGCTCTCGGAACTGGGTGAGCTCACCAAGTCCGCCGACGAGATGGCCGGAGACGGTATGACCGTCGTCGTCGTCGAGACCGACGGTCAGGTCTCGGGCCTCATCGGCGTGCGGGACGAACTGCGCCCCGAATCCGCCGAGACCATCTCCATGCTGAACGCGCAGGGCATACGCACCGTCATGCTCACCGGCGACAACCAGCGAACCGCCTATGCCCTCGCCGCCCGCGCCGGCATCAGCGACGTACGCGCCGAGCAACTCCCCGCCGACAAGGCCGCCGCCATCACGGCCCTCGTCACGGAGAGTCCGACGGCCATGGTCGGCGACGGCATCAACGACGCCCCCGCCCTTGCCACCGCGACCGTCGGGATCGCGATGGGTGTGAAAGGCTCAGCTGCGGCCATCGAATCCGCCGACATCGCCTTCACCGGTAACGACCTTCGCCTCATCCCCGCAGCCCTCGCCCACGCCCGCCGCGGACGGCGCATCATGACCATCAACATCGCACTCGCCCTGGCCATCATCGTCGTTCTGTTCCCCCTCGCCTTGTTCGGCGTTCTCGGCCTCGCTGGTGTCGTCCTTGTCCACGAGGTCGCCGAAGTGGTCGTCATCCTCAATGGCGTCCGTGCCGCCCGACGCCGCGGGATCGGATTCTCGCGGTGA